The DNA region aatggcACGAGGGATCGCATCCTTCGCAttctccgcctcctccgccaaacgggCCGCTTCCTCCTGGGCGGCatggtgttgcacctgttgaatcagagcattccagctatctctccacaaattgttcatttccgaccccaaattgtagtgagagaaatttttatagatgtagagttggaatggtgtgaaaataaagAATGGagtgaggtgtatttataggtgaattgaaatgaaaaaaaaatttaaaatagccTATAGCCGCGGCGGTCGGTGCGGCCACTATAGGCACCGCGCCTATAGCCGCGTCCGCCCCCATTTTGCagcgtcctcgccccggagtcggCTGAAGCCCGTCCGCCCCCTACCGTCCCCATTTCGGTGTCCGCCCGCACCTCTCCACTGTAGCCCGCCCGCcctccgccccaacccgcggctatagccgcgggcaccccatagtggacaccctaactCATATCGCCTATATTTCTCAAAACTCATATCACTCTTTTGTCGAACTACATTATTTGTGGACAAAGAGAACACATTAATTTTTGTGGTTACCATATATTAAACCTTTTTTCCTCCAAATTTACAAgattagagtgaactacatattTAGGACCTATACTTATCACGATGCACGTTTGCGGTCCCTATACTTGCAAAATATCATTTGCGTCCCCTATACTTATGCACGTTTTAAGGTTATTTTCACTTTTTGACAATTTTTAGGACAAAAATACCCCCAAGTGAATGGAGGGCAAATTTATACACTATtttctctcctttttctttcttcttcctttttcttctttcgtTTTTCTGTAAATGACTTGTATAATTACAAGAAAATTTGAGATGTGACATATttgaacaaggaaataagaCAAATCAAATGTTCAGCTAAGAAGttctattttacattattttgttAGAATTGCGAAGAGAACTTTCTGATATGAGAACCTGCATAAGTCGTTGGGGGCCGCCCACTTGCTAAATACACACAACCAAAGTTACAATAATTTCATCCATTCCATTTATCGCTTATTATATCTCACTTTACAATTGATTAGATTCAGATATTCACTTGTTGAAATTCGTCATTCAAatttttaatcttttatttacGGGATCAATAATTATAATACTCCACATTCAAAGCATAATCACAAATACTCTAGTGTGATGAAGGAAAACGACGTGAAAATGTAAAATTTATCATCATATGAttaaattgattaaaaaatttaacTGAATACAAGGAAATAAGATTAACAAATCCATAATTTCAGTTCTAATTTTGTTATAGATAGAGGAAAAAGGAAGGAgtaaagagagaaaatagtgTACAAATTTTCCCTTCCCCTTTGGgggtattttcgtccagaaAAGGTCAAAAGTGAAAAGAACCTTAAAACGTGCACAAGTACAAGTATAGGAATCGCAAACGTGCATAGTGATAAGTATATATAGGTCCTAaatatgtagttcactctaaagaATATATAGCAGCTTTGTGATAGACTTCCTATACTTTGTCATTTTAATTGAAATCTAGATATACACCCTACCAAATGGCGGTATGTCCACGATGTGACATAGGTAATGAAATTAATTCCTCAAAGATTCAAAATAGTATTGGTTGCGTGGTGGGCAGAACGTTCCCGAATGTTGTGAAAAAGGTGGCAAATCATTCAAATGACTAAAACTAAAAGATTCCCATATCAAAAAGCTAGAAGTGGATAATGTTGGAGAAGATCTCGAAGGATCACGAAGAATCGGCTCCCAATTACGGAAGATCACGGAAGATGTGCAAGAATATACCCTGCCAAACAtagaagataccaattaatgtaaatttattattttccttgTATAGCTTACCTTAGGCCTATATAATAGTACCTTATGTATGACAATTCAATATGAATGAATAAGATCTTTTCCTCTCTACCGATCTCAAACCTAGTTTAACATGGCATCCGAGCAGGTTAGATGTCGGCTCAGATAAATCTCATCATAGCCGAAGAAATACCAATCCCGACCCTTTCTAGCCAAGAAACCAGAATAACCAATCCTACAGAAAATGTCAGATACAGTCGAAAACAAAATTGATCCAGAACAACCATCAAGATTGAAGAATAGTAAGAATGTCGTTGTGGCGTTCAAACTCGATGGGAAAAATTACCCGCTGTGGTCGAGACTTATGAAAGTCAATATAGGCGGTCGAGGTGCATATTCGCACATCCGAAAAGAACCCCCAGAGCCAAGGAGCAAGGGGTACGATGATTGGGAGGAGGACGATTTGGTGGTATTCTCGTGGATCGTCGACAACATTGAAGATGAAATTATTGCCTATTTCGCTCACCATCAAACATCCAAGGCACTGTGGGATAGTCTCGCAGTGACGTTCGAGAACAAGGCGGACAAATACCTAATATACGACTTGGAGGAGAAAATTATAACGATTAAGCAGGGAAATATGGACTTGGAGACGTATTACCGAAGGATCCATGGGTTATGGATCAATGTTGACCAATGCCATAAGAAGCCAATCACATGTTGTGATAAGGGAGTCGACCAATACCGAATCTACTTGAACGAGAAACGGTTGTTCAAGTTCCTGGCCGGGCTAAACCCAGAGTATGATTCGATCAAGAGGGACATCCTCAAGGAGGAGCCTTACCCAATCAGTAGAGTCGGCTTATGGGTGGGTAaagacggaggcggctcgacaACAGATCATGCCACCAACATCGTCTTCCCCAAACCCCGAAACCGTCAGCGTGAATACCGGGGATACATCATCTGGGGATGGCATCGGGAGTGGGTTAGCTGCACAAAGCCAACGTCCAGCATATCGGAGTGGAGGACCACTGCGCCCCACCGCAGCTACCGGCCGACCGGGAAACCGACCGGACAAATCAGGGCTGTGGTGCACTCACTGCCAGAAACCCAAACACACGTATGAGACGTGTTTTAAACGGCTAGGTTACCCCGAATGGTGGGAGGAGAGGCAGAAGATAAGGGCGGCAAAAATCACGGTCGGAATCGCCGAAGACGATCAACCCCGAAATCAGAACGGAGGGCGTGGGGGAACAACCCAGAATGGACCGACGGTGAGCACAGAGGTCTCAACCGGTGGAAGTAGCATCAGGGGGGCCGGAAATTTTGCTGGAAGAGAGGGGACGGCGCCGGACAAAGGAGGTATTGGGCTTGGTTATACACCAAGCCCTAGCAACTCTCTCTATTTAGATAATCATCCcctcaattttcaaaatttagacATTCAACCCCATTGTTTGCAAGGCAGACCCTCAGACTGTTCTAATTTATGTTTTGGCCCATATCATGCTGAAAATTCCGAAATTAGCCCATATATTTGTGAATATGTAACAAAAAACCCCTTTGCTCCCTTAGGAAAAATGCCCATTGTATTCCATGTAAACAGGGGAACGAATATGACGAAGGGATGGATTTTTTACTGTGGGGCCACTGACACTAAACCGAAGTGATTTTATTAGCATGAGTAGAATTACTAAAACCTATATTAAAACCGCCAGTGGGGAATTGATTACAGTTGAAGGGTCGGGTACTATAGAAATTTCTCCCACACTCCGTCTCCAAAACTGCTTATATGTTCCGACCTTATCTCAGCGTTTGATGTCAATTAGTCATGTGacaaaggaattgaattgtactcTTCTGATGCATCCCACTTTCTGCATTCTATAGGATATTCGGACGAAGAGgatacttgggcgtggcactgagcactgtggactctactacgtggacgggatagctcaacatggtagtgcaatgctggctcacggatccacgagACAAGAAATTTGGctgtggcaccgaagactaggacatcctTCCCCTGGTTATTTTAAACTACTTTTTCCAAACCTTTCTATTCCTGTGGATTTTTTttgtgagacttgtgttttggcaaaaagccACCGACAATCGTTTAAACCCTCAAACACTCGTATGCAATCTATGTTTTCGTTGGTtcactctgatgtgtggggtccgaCACCTTTTGCTGGGGGGAATGGTTTCCGTTActttattatatttgttgttgattGCACACGAATGACTTGGATCTATTTTATGAAGCATAAATTTGAGGTTGTTGATAAGTTCGTTTTGTTTTGTAAAATGGTTCAAACCCAATTTCATACCTCGATCAAAATCCTTCGATCTGATAACGGGAGGGAGTTTATCAATAGCCCCATGACTCAGTTTTTCCAAAACCAGGGAATGgttcatcaaacttcttgtgtTTATACACcagaacagaatggggtagccgaacgaaaaaataggacaatcctagaaatCGCCCGAGCCCTAATGATTGAATCGAAAGTTCCACAACATTTTTGGCCGAAGCCATAGCCACTTCCGTCTATCTTATGAACCGTTTACCCACAAAAATACTAAACAAAAAAACCCCCTTGATATACTATCATCCCAGTCCAAAATCCCTCAACACCTGGACCTTCAACCGAAAGTCTTTGGATGCACTGTCTACATCCATATTGCTAAACATGAGAGGACCAAGTTATCCCCCTGTGCTACCAAATGTGTCTTTGTGGGGTACGGGGTAAACCGAAAGGGCTACCGCTGCTTCGATCCCTATACCCAGAAAATTACcaccaccatgaactgtaacTTCTTAGAAACTGAGTATTTCTAtcacacccaccttagtagtcagggggagagtaatcCCGGTAATTCCgtggactatctaagttggcTTGTGCCACTTCCAAACTCTTCGATTGAGGATCCACCAGAACCAGTTGTCACTACTGC from Salvia splendens isolate huo1 chromosome 9, SspV2, whole genome shotgun sequence includes:
- the LOC121749285 gene encoding uncharacterized protein LOC121749285 produces the protein MSDTVENKIDPEQPSRLKNSKNVVVAFKLDGKNYPLWSRLMKVNIGGRGAYSHIRKEPPEPRSKGYDDWEEDDLVVFSWIVDNIEDEIIAYFAHHQTSKALWDSLAVTFENKADKYLIYDLEEKIITIKQGNMDLETYYRRIHGLWINVDQCHKKPITCCDKGVDQYRIYLNEKRLFKFLAGLNPEYDSIKRDILKEEPYPISRVGLWVGKDGGGSTTDHATNIVFPKPRNRQREYRGYIIWGWHREWVSCTKPTSSISEWRTTAPHRSYRPTGKPTGQIRAVVHSLPETQTHV